A genome region from Carassius gibelio isolate Cgi1373 ecotype wild population from Czech Republic chromosome A23, carGib1.2-hapl.c, whole genome shotgun sequence includes the following:
- the LOC127944398 gene encoding kinesin-like protein KIF1C isoform X11 encodes MSGASVKVAVRVRPFNSRETSKESKCIIQMQGNSTTILNPKNPKEPPKSFSFDYSYWSHTSPDDPCFASQSLVFNDIGKEMLQHAFEGYNVCIFAYGQTGAGKSYTMMGKQEEGQEGIIPLLCEDLFEKINDNSNEEISYSVEVAYMEIYCERVRDLLNPKNKGNLRVREHPLLGPYVEDLSKLAVMSYTDIADLMDAGNKARTVAATNMNETSSRSHAVFTIVFTQRKYDSETDLSTEKVSKISLVDLAGSERADSTGAKGTRLKEGANINKSLTTLGKVISALAEVSKKKKKTDFIPYRDSVLTWLLRENLGGNSRTAMVAALSPADINYDETLSTLRYADRAKQIKCNAVINEDPNNRLVRELKDEVTRLKELLRAQGLGDILDTPMGCLTASPSSGSLCSQAGLQSVSSIQERIMSTPGGEEAIERLKESEKIIAELNETWEEKLRKTEAIRMEREALLAEMGVAIREDGGTLGVFSPKKTPHLVNLNEDPLMSECLLYYIKDGITRVGQADAERRQDIVLSGAHIREEHCIFRSERNANGNVIVMLEPCEGSETYVNGKRVNSAVQLRSGNRIIMGKNHVFRFNHPEQARAEREKTPTAETPIEPVDWTFAQRELLEKQGIDMKQEMEKRLTEMEILYKKEKEEADQLLEQQRLDGDSDSGDDSDKRSCEESWRLITSLREKLPPSKVQTIVKKCGLPSSGKRREPVKMYQIPQRRRLTKDSKWVTISDLKIQAVKEICYEVALNDFRHTRQEIEALAIVKLKELCASYNKKDPNERDSWRAVARDVWDTVGVGDERIEDVITNGRGITDMDDLKVHIDKLEDVLQEVKKQNNMKDEEIRALRNKMLKMEQVIPLISNESQEKNARSAPMRARSSSEGKAPEEKPNGQQSDEQASKIMDDDPSFRRGHMQWMRQEQVRLKNLQQQEISKQLRRQNGPHRFIPPEDRKLRFPFKSNPKHRNSWTPGTHIIITDEKVIELKVPKEAVQEEEDDKGEAAEPREQVVPIAHTYPTLPSSIGQRRSKDLEQGHRPNQSHKLHERGRSNSFNSSQRASDSTESLNAGNRKPPHPQQAFYQPRYNQNQHHYPQPQHPTQQFYHYNTGLINNYQQYPPNQQPSHHNNFYTPPRMRRQLSAPNLKGSRETTV; translated from the exons CTATTTTGAACCCAAAGAACCCCAAGGAACCACCCAAATCTTTCAGCTTTGACTACTCCTACTGGTCTCACACCTCA CCGGACGACCCTTGCTTTGCGTCACAGAGCCTTGTGTTCAATGACATTGGGAAGGAAATGTTGCAGCATGCTTTTGAGGGATATAATGTCTGTATTTTCGCCTACGGCCAGACCGGAGCTGGCAAGTCCTACACCATGATGGGAAAACAAGAGGAAGGACAGGAAGGCATTATTCCTCTG CTCTGTGAAGATCTCTTTGAGAAAATCAATGACAATAGCAATGAGGAGATCTCGTACTCCGTGGAG GTGGCTTATATGGAGATATACTGCGAGCGGGTGAGAGACCTGCTCAACCCTAAAAATAAAGGGAACCTGCGTGTCAGGGAACATCCTCTACTCGGGCCATATGTTGAAGACCTCTCGAAACTGGCCGTCATGTCTTACACAGACATAGCTGACCTCATGGATGCTGGGAACAAAGCCAG AACTGTTGCTGCCACCAACATGAATGAGACGAGCAGCCGCTCTCACGCAGTCTTCACTATTGTTTTCACGCAGAGGAAGTATGACAGCGAGACGGACCTGTCCACAGAGAAG GTCAGCAAAATCAGCCTGGTGGATCTGGCAGGAAGTGAGCGTGCTGACTCAACAGGGGCCAAAGGAACCAGACTGAAG GAGGGAGCAAACATCAATAAATCTCTAACTACACTAGGAAAGGTTATTTCAGCGCTGGCTGAGGTG agcaagaagaaaaagaagaccgACTTCATTCCTTACCGAGACTCCGTGTTGACATGGCTGCTCAGAGAGAATTTAG GAGGGAACTCAAGGACAGCTATGGTGGCTGCCCTGAGTCCTGCTGACATTAACTATGATGAAACTCTCAGCACACTCAG ATATGCAGACAGAGCCAAGCAAATCAAGTGCAACGCTGTCATCAACGAGGACCCCAACAACAGACTGGTGCGGGAGCTGAAGGACGAGGTGACGCGTCTAAAGGAGCTGCTCCGTGCCCAGGGCCTTGGGGACATTCTGGATA CACCCATGGGCTGCCTGACAGCCTCTCCGTCCTCAGGCTCTCTGTGCAGCCAGGCAGGGCTCCAGTCCGTCTCAAGCATCCAGGAGCGCATCATGTCCACGCCGGGCGGAGAAGAGGCCATCGAGAGGCTGAAG GAATCGGAGAAGATCATAGCCGAGCTGAATGAGACCTGGGAGGAGAAGCTGAGGAAGACTGAGGCCATCCGTATGGAGAG AGAGGCGCTGCTGGCAGAGATGGGAGTGGCCATACGGGAGGACGGGGGGACCCTGGGTGTCTTCTCTCCTAAAAAG ACCCCTCACCTGGTGAACCTGAATGAGGATCCTTTGATGTCAGAATGTCTGCTTTATTATATCAAAGATGGAATAACAAG GGTGGGTCAGGCAGATGCAGAAAGAAGACAGGATATCGTTCTAAGTGGAGCGCACATCAGAGAGGAGCACTGTATCTTCCGCAGTGAGAGGAATGCCAACGGAAATG TGATTGTCATGTTGGAGCCGTGTGAGGGATCTGAAACGTACGTGAATGGAAAACGTGTGAATTCTGCAGTCCAGCTGCGCTCAG GTAACCGCATTATCATGGGAAAGAACCACGTGTTCCGGTTTAACCACCCCGAGCAGGCTCGCGCTGAGCGTGAGAAGACACCAACAGCAGAGACCCCCATAGAACCAGTGGACTGGACCTTCGCCCAAAGAGAACTTCTGGAGAAACAGGGCATCGACATGAAGCAAGAGATGGAGAAGAG GCTTACAGAAATGGAGATCCTGTACAAAAAAGAGAAGGAAGAAGCGGACCAGCTGCTTGAGCAACAGAGACTG GATGGAGACTCTGATAGTGGTGACGACTCTGATAAAAGGTCATGCGAGGAGAGCTGGAGACTCATCACTTCACTTCGGGAGAAACTTCCTCCCAGCAAGGTCCAAACCAtagtcaaaaagtgtggcttacCCAGCAGCGGTAAAAGACGGGAGCCTGTCAAAATGTACCAGATCCCTCAGCGTCGTCGCCTTACAAAGGACTCCAAATGGGTGACTATCTCTGATCTGAAGATTCAGGCAGTCAAAGAAATTTGCTATGAGGTGGCTCTGAATGATTTCCGTCACACCCGTCAAGAGATTGAAGCTCTGGCCATAGTAAAACTGAAAGAGCTTTGTGCCAGCTACAACAAGAAAGACCCGAATGAACGAGATTCTTGGAGAGCAGTGGCTCGAGACGTCTGGGACACTGTAGGGGTTGGCGATGAACGAATCGAAGATGTAATAACCAACGGGCGAGGTATAACTGACATGGATGACCTAAAAGTGCACATTGACAAACTGGAAGATGTCCTGCAAGAGGTGAAAAAGCAGAACAACATGAAGGACGAAGAGATTAGAGCTCTCCGGAATAAAATGTTGAAGATGGAGCAAGTAATTCCACTAATTTCCAACGAGTCCCAGgagaaaaacgctcgcagtgcACCCATGAGGGCCCGCAGTTCCAGTGAGGGTAAAGCTCCTGAAGAGAAACCCAACGGCCAACAGTCAGATGAGCAGGCGTCTAAGATAATGGATGATGATCCATCATTCCGACGTGGACATATGCAGTGGATGCGACAAGAGCAGGTACGCCTCAAGAATCTCCAGCAACAGGAGATTTCCAAGCAGCTCCGGAGACAAAACGGACCTCACCGCTTCATCCCACCTGAAGACCGCAAGCTGCGCTTCCCCTTCAAGAGTAACCCCAAACATCGCAACTCCTGGACCCCTGGCACTCATATCATTATCACAGATGAAAAGGTGATTGAGTTGAAAGTTCCCAAAGAAGCAGtccaggaagaggaagatgatAAAGGGGAGGCTGCAGAGCCCAGAGAACAAGTGGTGCCCATCGCCCACACATACCCTACTCTTCCTAGTTCCATTGGTCAGCGTAGAAGCAAAGATTTAGAGCAGGGCCACAGACCCAATCAAAGCCACAAACTCCATGAACGAGGCCGTAGTAACTCCTTCAACAGTAGCCAGCGAGCCTCTGACTCTACAGAGTCCCTCAATGCTGGGAACAGGAAGCCCCCTCATCCCCAACAGGCCTTTTACCAGCCACGCTACAACCAAAATCAGCATCATTATCCACAACCACAGCATCCAACTCAGCAGTTCTACCATTACAATACTGGTCTGATCAACAACTACCAGCAGTACCCACCCAATCAGCAGCCGAGCCACCACAACAATTTTTACACGCCACCCCGTATGCGTAGACAATTGTCTGCCCCCAATTTGAAGGGCAGTCGAGAAACCACAGTGTGA
- the LOC127944398 gene encoding kinesin-like protein KIF1C isoform X9 has product MSGASVKVAVRVRPFNSRETSKESKCIIQMQGNSTTILNPKNPKEPPKSFSFDYSYWSHTSPDDPCFASQSLVFNDIGKEMLQHAFEGYNVCIFAYGQTGAGKSYTMMGKQEEGQEGIIPLLCEDLFEKINDNSNEEISYSVEVAYMEIYCERVRDLLNPKNKGNLRVREHPLLGPYVEDLSKLAVMSYTDIADLMDAGNKARTVAATNMNETSSRSHAVFTIVFTQRKYDSETDLSTEKVSKISLVDLAGSERADSTGAKGTRLKEGANINKSLTTLGKVISALAEVDNCTSKSKKKKKTDFIPYRDSVLTWLLRENLGGNSRTAMVAALSPADINYDETLSTLRYADRAKQIKCNAVINEDPNNRLVRELKDEVTRLKELLRAQGLGDILDNLKDIHNNKHRHLLASENQQPGHFSTAPMGCLTASPSSGSLCSQAGLQSVSSIQERIMSTPGGEEAIERLKESEKIIAELNETWEEKLRKTEAIRMEREALLAEMGVAIREDGGTLGVFSPKKTPHLVNLNEDPLMSECLLYYIKDGITRVGQADAERRQDIVLSGAHIREEHCIFRSERNANGNVIVMLEPCEGSETYVNGKRVNSAVQLRSGNRIIMGKNHVFRFNHPEQARAEREKTPTAETPIEPVDWTFAQRELLEKQGIDMKQEMEKRLTEMEILYKKEKEEADQLLEQQRLDGDSDSGDDSDKRSCEESWRLITSLREKLPPSKVQTIVKKCGLPSSGKRREPVKMYQIPQRRRLTKDSKWVTISDLKIQAVKEICYEVALNDFRHTRQEIEALAIVKLKELCASYNKKDPNERDSWRAVARDVWDTVGVGDERIEDVITNGRGITDMDDLKVHIDKLEDVLQEVKKQNNMKDEEIRALRNKMLKMEQVIPLISNESQEKNARSAPMRARSSSEGKAPEEKPNGQQSDEQASKIMDDDPSFRRGHMQWMRQEQVRLKNLQQQEISKQLRRQNGPHRFIPPEDRKLRFPFKSNPKHRNSWTPGTHIIITDEKVIELKVPKEAVQEEEDDKGEAAEPREQVVPIAHTYPTLPSSIGQRRSKDLEQGHRPNQSHKLHERGRSNSFNSSQRASDSTESLNAGNRKPPHPQQAFYQPRYNQNQHHYPQPQHPTQQFYHYNTGLINNYQQYPPNQQPSHHNNFYTPPRMRRQLSAPNLKGSRETTV; this is encoded by the exons CTATTTTGAACCCAAAGAACCCCAAGGAACCACCCAAATCTTTCAGCTTTGACTACTCCTACTGGTCTCACACCTCA CCGGACGACCCTTGCTTTGCGTCACAGAGCCTTGTGTTCAATGACATTGGGAAGGAAATGTTGCAGCATGCTTTTGAGGGATATAATGTCTGTATTTTCGCCTACGGCCAGACCGGAGCTGGCAAGTCCTACACCATGATGGGAAAACAAGAGGAAGGACAGGAAGGCATTATTCCTCTG CTCTGTGAAGATCTCTTTGAGAAAATCAATGACAATAGCAATGAGGAGATCTCGTACTCCGTGGAG GTGGCTTATATGGAGATATACTGCGAGCGGGTGAGAGACCTGCTCAACCCTAAAAATAAAGGGAACCTGCGTGTCAGGGAACATCCTCTACTCGGGCCATATGTTGAAGACCTCTCGAAACTGGCCGTCATGTCTTACACAGACATAGCTGACCTCATGGATGCTGGGAACAAAGCCAG AACTGTTGCTGCCACCAACATGAATGAGACGAGCAGCCGCTCTCACGCAGTCTTCACTATTGTTTTCACGCAGAGGAAGTATGACAGCGAGACGGACCTGTCCACAGAGAAG GTCAGCAAAATCAGCCTGGTGGATCTGGCAGGAAGTGAGCGTGCTGACTCAACAGGGGCCAAAGGAACCAGACTGAAG GAGGGAGCAAACATCAATAAATCTCTAACTACACTAGGAAAGGTTATTTCAGCGCTGGCTGAGGTG GATAACTGTACCAGTAAG agcaagaagaaaaagaagaccgACTTCATTCCTTACCGAGACTCCGTGTTGACATGGCTGCTCAGAGAGAATTTAG GAGGGAACTCAAGGACAGCTATGGTGGCTGCCCTGAGTCCTGCTGACATTAACTATGATGAAACTCTCAGCACACTCAG ATATGCAGACAGAGCCAAGCAAATCAAGTGCAACGCTGTCATCAACGAGGACCCCAACAACAGACTGGTGCGGGAGCTGAAGGACGAGGTGACGCGTCTAAAGGAGCTGCTCCGTGCCCAGGGCCTTGGGGACATTCTGGATA ACCTGAAAGATATACACAACAATAAGCATAGACACTTGCTTGCCTCAGAGAACCAACAGCCTGGCCATTTCTCCACAGCACCCATGGGCTGCCTGACAGCCTCTCCGTCCTCAGGCTCTCTGTGCAGCCAGGCAGGGCTCCAGTCCGTCTCAAGCATCCAGGAGCGCATCATGTCCACGCCGGGCGGAGAAGAGGCCATCGAGAGGCTGAAG GAATCGGAGAAGATCATAGCCGAGCTGAATGAGACCTGGGAGGAGAAGCTGAGGAAGACTGAGGCCATCCGTATGGAGAG AGAGGCGCTGCTGGCAGAGATGGGAGTGGCCATACGGGAGGACGGGGGGACCCTGGGTGTCTTCTCTCCTAAAAAG ACCCCTCACCTGGTGAACCTGAATGAGGATCCTTTGATGTCAGAATGTCTGCTTTATTATATCAAAGATGGAATAACAAG GGTGGGTCAGGCAGATGCAGAAAGAAGACAGGATATCGTTCTAAGTGGAGCGCACATCAGAGAGGAGCACTGTATCTTCCGCAGTGAGAGGAATGCCAACGGAAATG TGATTGTCATGTTGGAGCCGTGTGAGGGATCTGAAACGTACGTGAATGGAAAACGTGTGAATTCTGCAGTCCAGCTGCGCTCAG GTAACCGCATTATCATGGGAAAGAACCACGTGTTCCGGTTTAACCACCCCGAGCAGGCTCGCGCTGAGCGTGAGAAGACACCAACAGCAGAGACCCCCATAGAACCAGTGGACTGGACCTTCGCCCAAAGAGAACTTCTGGAGAAACAGGGCATCGACATGAAGCAAGAGATGGAGAAGAG GCTTACAGAAATGGAGATCCTGTACAAAAAAGAGAAGGAAGAAGCGGACCAGCTGCTTGAGCAACAGAGACTG GATGGAGACTCTGATAGTGGTGACGACTCTGATAAAAGGTCATGCGAGGAGAGCTGGAGACTCATCACTTCACTTCGGGAGAAACTTCCTCCCAGCAAGGTCCAAACCAtagtcaaaaagtgtggcttacCCAGCAGCGGTAAAAGACGGGAGCCTGTCAAAATGTACCAGATCCCTCAGCGTCGTCGCCTTACAAAGGACTCCAAATGGGTGACTATCTCTGATCTGAAGATTCAGGCAGTCAAAGAAATTTGCTATGAGGTGGCTCTGAATGATTTCCGTCACACCCGTCAAGAGATTGAAGCTCTGGCCATAGTAAAACTGAAAGAGCTTTGTGCCAGCTACAACAAGAAAGACCCGAATGAACGAGATTCTTGGAGAGCAGTGGCTCGAGACGTCTGGGACACTGTAGGGGTTGGCGATGAACGAATCGAAGATGTAATAACCAACGGGCGAGGTATAACTGACATGGATGACCTAAAAGTGCACATTGACAAACTGGAAGATGTCCTGCAAGAGGTGAAAAAGCAGAACAACATGAAGGACGAAGAGATTAGAGCTCTCCGGAATAAAATGTTGAAGATGGAGCAAGTAATTCCACTAATTTCCAACGAGTCCCAGgagaaaaacgctcgcagtgcACCCATGAGGGCCCGCAGTTCCAGTGAGGGTAAAGCTCCTGAAGAGAAACCCAACGGCCAACAGTCAGATGAGCAGGCGTCTAAGATAATGGATGATGATCCATCATTCCGACGTGGACATATGCAGTGGATGCGACAAGAGCAGGTACGCCTCAAGAATCTCCAGCAACAGGAGATTTCCAAGCAGCTCCGGAGACAAAACGGACCTCACCGCTTCATCCCACCTGAAGACCGCAAGCTGCGCTTCCCCTTCAAGAGTAACCCCAAACATCGCAACTCCTGGACCCCTGGCACTCATATCATTATCACAGATGAAAAGGTGATTGAGTTGAAAGTTCCCAAAGAAGCAGtccaggaagaggaagatgatAAAGGGGAGGCTGCAGAGCCCAGAGAACAAGTGGTGCCCATCGCCCACACATACCCTACTCTTCCTAGTTCCATTGGTCAGCGTAGAAGCAAAGATTTAGAGCAGGGCCACAGACCCAATCAAAGCCACAAACTCCATGAACGAGGCCGTAGTAACTCCTTCAACAGTAGCCAGCGAGCCTCTGACTCTACAGAGTCCCTCAATGCTGGGAACAGGAAGCCCCCTCATCCCCAACAGGCCTTTTACCAGCCACGCTACAACCAAAATCAGCATCATTATCCACAACCACAGCATCCAACTCAGCAGTTCTACCATTACAATACTGGTCTGATCAACAACTACCAGCAGTACCCACCCAATCAGCAGCCGAGCCACCACAACAATTTTTACACGCCACCCCGTATGCGTAGACAATTGTCTGCCCCCAATTTGAAGGGCAGTCGAGAAACCACAGTGTGA
- the LOC127944398 gene encoding kinesin-like protein KIF1C isoform X10 → MSGASVKVAVRVRPFNSRETSKESKCIIQMQGNSTTILNPKNPKEPPKSFSFDYSYWSHTSPDDPCFASQSLVFNDIGKEMLQHAFEGYNVCIFAYGQTGAGKSYTMMGKQEEGQEGIIPLLCEDLFEKINDNSNEEISYSVEVAYMEIYCERVRDLLNPKNKGNLRVREHPLLGPYVEDLSKLAVMSYTDIADLMDAGNKARTVAATNMNETSSRSHAVFTIVFTQRKYDSETDLSTEKVSKISLVDLAGSERADSTGAKGTRLKEGANINKSLTTLGKVISALAEVSKKKKKTDFIPYRDSVLTWLLRENLGGNSRTAMVAALSPADINYDETLSTLRYADRAKQIKCNAVINEDPNNRLVRELKDEVTRLKELLRAQGLGDILDIKPMGDDYLGSGIKSPMGCLTASPSSGSLCSQAGLQSVSSIQERIMSTPGGEEAIERLKESEKIIAELNETWEEKLRKTEAIRMEREALLAEMGVAIREDGGTLGVFSPKKTPHLVNLNEDPLMSECLLYYIKDGITRVGQADAERRQDIVLSGAHIREEHCIFRSERNANGNVIVMLEPCEGSETYVNGKRVNSAVQLRSGNRIIMGKNHVFRFNHPEQARAEREKTPTAETPIEPVDWTFAQRELLEKQGIDMKQEMEKRLTEMEILYKKEKEEADQLLEQQRLDGDSDSGDDSDKRSCEESWRLITSLREKLPPSKVQTIVKKCGLPSSGKRREPVKMYQIPQRRRLTKDSKWVTISDLKIQAVKEICYEVALNDFRHTRQEIEALAIVKLKELCASYNKKDPNERDSWRAVARDVWDTVGVGDERIEDVITNGRGITDMDDLKVHIDKLEDVLQEVKKQNNMKDEEIRALRNKMLKMEQVIPLISNESQEKNARSAPMRARSSSEGKAPEEKPNGQQSDEQASKIMDDDPSFRRGHMQWMRQEQVRLKNLQQQEISKQLRRQNGPHRFIPPEDRKLRFPFKSNPKHRNSWTPGTHIIITDEKVIELKVPKEAVQEEEDDKGEAAEPREQVVPIAHTYPTLPSSIGQRRSKDLEQGHRPNQSHKLHERGRSNSFNSSQRASDSTESLNAGNRKPPHPQQAFYQPRYNQNQHHYPQPQHPTQQFYHYNTGLINNYQQYPPNQQPSHHNNFYTPPRMRRQLSAPNLKGSRETTV, encoded by the exons CTATTTTGAACCCAAAGAACCCCAAGGAACCACCCAAATCTTTCAGCTTTGACTACTCCTACTGGTCTCACACCTCA CCGGACGACCCTTGCTTTGCGTCACAGAGCCTTGTGTTCAATGACATTGGGAAGGAAATGTTGCAGCATGCTTTTGAGGGATATAATGTCTGTATTTTCGCCTACGGCCAGACCGGAGCTGGCAAGTCCTACACCATGATGGGAAAACAAGAGGAAGGACAGGAAGGCATTATTCCTCTG CTCTGTGAAGATCTCTTTGAGAAAATCAATGACAATAGCAATGAGGAGATCTCGTACTCCGTGGAG GTGGCTTATATGGAGATATACTGCGAGCGGGTGAGAGACCTGCTCAACCCTAAAAATAAAGGGAACCTGCGTGTCAGGGAACATCCTCTACTCGGGCCATATGTTGAAGACCTCTCGAAACTGGCCGTCATGTCTTACACAGACATAGCTGACCTCATGGATGCTGGGAACAAAGCCAG AACTGTTGCTGCCACCAACATGAATGAGACGAGCAGCCGCTCTCACGCAGTCTTCACTATTGTTTTCACGCAGAGGAAGTATGACAGCGAGACGGACCTGTCCACAGAGAAG GTCAGCAAAATCAGCCTGGTGGATCTGGCAGGAAGTGAGCGTGCTGACTCAACAGGGGCCAAAGGAACCAGACTGAAG GAGGGAGCAAACATCAATAAATCTCTAACTACACTAGGAAAGGTTATTTCAGCGCTGGCTGAGGTG agcaagaagaaaaagaagaccgACTTCATTCCTTACCGAGACTCCGTGTTGACATGGCTGCTCAGAGAGAATTTAG GAGGGAACTCAAGGACAGCTATGGTGGCTGCCCTGAGTCCTGCTGACATTAACTATGATGAAACTCTCAGCACACTCAG ATATGCAGACAGAGCCAAGCAAATCAAGTGCAACGCTGTCATCAACGAGGACCCCAACAACAGACTGGTGCGGGAGCTGAAGGACGAGGTGACGCGTCTAAAGGAGCTGCTCCGTGCCCAGGGCCTTGGGGACATTCTGGATA TCAAGCCAATGGGGGATGATTACCTTGGAAGTGGAATCAAAT CACCCATGGGCTGCCTGACAGCCTCTCCGTCCTCAGGCTCTCTGTGCAGCCAGGCAGGGCTCCAGTCCGTCTCAAGCATCCAGGAGCGCATCATGTCCACGCCGGGCGGAGAAGAGGCCATCGAGAGGCTGAAG GAATCGGAGAAGATCATAGCCGAGCTGAATGAGACCTGGGAGGAGAAGCTGAGGAAGACTGAGGCCATCCGTATGGAGAG AGAGGCGCTGCTGGCAGAGATGGGAGTGGCCATACGGGAGGACGGGGGGACCCTGGGTGTCTTCTCTCCTAAAAAG ACCCCTCACCTGGTGAACCTGAATGAGGATCCTTTGATGTCAGAATGTCTGCTTTATTATATCAAAGATGGAATAACAAG GGTGGGTCAGGCAGATGCAGAAAGAAGACAGGATATCGTTCTAAGTGGAGCGCACATCAGAGAGGAGCACTGTATCTTCCGCAGTGAGAGGAATGCCAACGGAAATG TGATTGTCATGTTGGAGCCGTGTGAGGGATCTGAAACGTACGTGAATGGAAAACGTGTGAATTCTGCAGTCCAGCTGCGCTCAG GTAACCGCATTATCATGGGAAAGAACCACGTGTTCCGGTTTAACCACCCCGAGCAGGCTCGCGCTGAGCGTGAGAAGACACCAACAGCAGAGACCCCCATAGAACCAGTGGACTGGACCTTCGCCCAAAGAGAACTTCTGGAGAAACAGGGCATCGACATGAAGCAAGAGATGGAGAAGAG GCTTACAGAAATGGAGATCCTGTACAAAAAAGAGAAGGAAGAAGCGGACCAGCTGCTTGAGCAACAGAGACTG GATGGAGACTCTGATAGTGGTGACGACTCTGATAAAAGGTCATGCGAGGAGAGCTGGAGACTCATCACTTCACTTCGGGAGAAACTTCCTCCCAGCAAGGTCCAAACCAtagtcaaaaagtgtggcttacCCAGCAGCGGTAAAAGACGGGAGCCTGTCAAAATGTACCAGATCCCTCAGCGTCGTCGCCTTACAAAGGACTCCAAATGGGTGACTATCTCTGATCTGAAGATTCAGGCAGTCAAAGAAATTTGCTATGAGGTGGCTCTGAATGATTTCCGTCACACCCGTCAAGAGATTGAAGCTCTGGCCATAGTAAAACTGAAAGAGCTTTGTGCCAGCTACAACAAGAAAGACCCGAATGAACGAGATTCTTGGAGAGCAGTGGCTCGAGACGTCTGGGACACTGTAGGGGTTGGCGATGAACGAATCGAAGATGTAATAACCAACGGGCGAGGTATAACTGACATGGATGACCTAAAAGTGCACATTGACAAACTGGAAGATGTCCTGCAAGAGGTGAAAAAGCAGAACAACATGAAGGACGAAGAGATTAGAGCTCTCCGGAATAAAATGTTGAAGATGGAGCAAGTAATTCCACTAATTTCCAACGAGTCCCAGgagaaaaacgctcgcagtgcACCCATGAGGGCCCGCAGTTCCAGTGAGGGTAAAGCTCCTGAAGAGAAACCCAACGGCCAACAGTCAGATGAGCAGGCGTCTAAGATAATGGATGATGATCCATCATTCCGACGTGGACATATGCAGTGGATGCGACAAGAGCAGGTACGCCTCAAGAATCTCCAGCAACAGGAGATTTCCAAGCAGCTCCGGAGACAAAACGGACCTCACCGCTTCATCCCACCTGAAGACCGCAAGCTGCGCTTCCCCTTCAAGAGTAACCCCAAACATCGCAACTCCTGGACCCCTGGCACTCATATCATTATCACAGATGAAAAGGTGATTGAGTTGAAAGTTCCCAAAGAAGCAGtccaggaagaggaagatgatAAAGGGGAGGCTGCAGAGCCCAGAGAACAAGTGGTGCCCATCGCCCACACATACCCTACTCTTCCTAGTTCCATTGGTCAGCGTAGAAGCAAAGATTTAGAGCAGGGCCACAGACCCAATCAAAGCCACAAACTCCATGAACGAGGCCGTAGTAACTCCTTCAACAGTAGCCAGCGAGCCTCTGACTCTACAGAGTCCCTCAATGCTGGGAACAGGAAGCCCCCTCATCCCCAACAGGCCTTTTACCAGCCACGCTACAACCAAAATCAGCATCATTATCCACAACCACAGCATCCAACTCAGCAGTTCTACCATTACAATACTGGTCTGATCAACAACTACCAGCAGTACCCACCCAATCAGCAGCCGAGCCACCACAACAATTTTTACACGCCACCCCGTATGCGTAGACAATTGTCTGCCCCCAATTTGAAGGGCAGTCGAGAAACCACAGTGTGA